In one Caldisericum sp. genomic region, the following are encoded:
- the tadA gene encoding Flp pilus assembly complex ATPase component TadA: MISPGTEKVGEILVRKGLVSRETLEKYLAVQKVTKEPLLKILMDNGIIDEVQQAQLLAEQWGFEFIDLVKYPIEKEILRYTDPEKAKSFGFFVFKKEGNVYHVAISDPTNIDTVDYVRTVYGTNVKFYVTPKSAIIQTIERYYELENVVKKAEEEFADVEVVETTEESDLSKLRMLGEDAPVVRLVNSIISQAIVEGASDIHIEPMEDSVRVRYRIDGILHEKQRLSKKIQPGIIARFKIISNMDIAERRIPQDGRISLKFEGRPVDFRVSSLPSIFGEKIVLRILDKTSSIKPLEQLGFSHENLEKFKHIISQPYGMILISGPTGSGKTTTLYSILNTLNTPTKNIITVEDPVEYQLKGINQVQVNDKAGLTFANALRAILRQDPNIILIGEIRDRETAQIAIEAALTGHLVLSTIHTNDSASIPTRLIDMGIEPFLVASSLIGATAQRLIRKICPKCKEPQTPSKEVLEHLGFKVDEGVTFYKGAGCDSCNHTGYKGRVAISEILPITPEIQRLILKQASSKEILTEAKRLGMKTLLDDALMKAAEGVTTLEEVIRVVSTLEVVE, from the coding sequence ATGATATCTCCCGGGACTGAAAAAGTTGGAGAAATTTTAGTTAGAAAAGGACTTGTTTCGAGGGAAACTCTCGAGAAATACCTTGCTGTCCAAAAGGTAACAAAAGAGCCACTTCTTAAGATTCTTATGGATAACGGTATTATTGACGAAGTTCAACAGGCTCAACTCCTTGCAGAACAGTGGGGTTTTGAGTTTATTGACCTTGTAAAGTATCCAATTGAAAAAGAAATCCTTCGCTATACAGATCCTGAAAAAGCAAAGTCTTTTGGCTTTTTTGTTTTTAAAAAAGAAGGAAATGTCTATCATGTTGCAATTTCTGATCCTACAAATATTGATACAGTTGATTATGTGAGAACAGTTTATGGCACAAATGTTAAGTTCTATGTGACACCAAAAAGTGCGATAATTCAAACTATAGAAAGATATTACGAACTTGAGAATGTTGTAAAGAAGGCAGAAGAAGAGTTTGCTGATGTAGAAGTTGTTGAAACGACAGAGGAAAGTGACTTATCAAAATTGAGAATGCTTGGAGAAGATGCCCCTGTTGTTAGGCTTGTTAATAGTATTATTTCGCAAGCAATTGTTGAAGGGGCTTCGGATATTCATATTGAGCCAATGGAAGACTCAGTTAGAGTCCGTTACAGAATTGATGGAATCCTACACGAAAAGCAGAGGCTTTCGAAAAAGATACAACCAGGAATTATTGCAAGGTTTAAAATAATCTCAAATATGGATATTGCTGAAAGAAGAATTCCTCAAGATGGTCGTATTTCTTTAAAATTTGAAGGTCGTCCTGTTGATTTTCGTGTATCTTCACTACCTTCAATTTTTGGTGAAAAAATAGTTTTGCGTATCCTTGATAAAACTTCTTCTATTAAGCCTCTTGAACAACTTGGATTTTCACACGAAAACCTTGAAAAATTCAAGCATATCATAAGTCAACCTTACGGAATGATTTTGATTTCTGGACCAACTGGGTCGGGAAAAACTACAACACTGTATTCTATTCTAAACACACTAAACACACCAACAAAAAATATAATAACGGTTGAAGATCCTGTAGAGTATCAGTTGAAGGGGATTAATCAGGTGCAGGTAAATGATAAAGCAGGTTTGACTTTTGCAAACGCACTCAGGGCTATCCTCAGGCAGGACCCAAATATTATTCTCATAGGCGAAATCCGTGATAGAGAAACGGCACAGATTGCGATTGAAGCAGCGTTAACAGGACACCTGGTATTATCAACGATTCACACAAATGATTCAGCATCAATTCCTACTCGTCTTATTGATATGGGCATAGAGCCCTTCCTTGTTGCATCATCTTTGATAGGGGCAACTGCACAGCGACTTATAAGAAAAATCTGTCCGAAGTGTAAAGAGCCTCAGACACCCTCTAAAGAAGTGCTTGAACACTTGGGTTTCAAGGTTGATGAAGGTGTCACCTTCTATAAAGGAGCAGGGTGCGACAGTTGCAATCATACGGGATACAAAGGGCGTGTTGCTATTTCTGAAATTCTTCCTATAACACCAGAAATACAAAGGCTAATTTTGAAGCAAGCGTCTTC